The following proteins are co-located in the Neodiprion virginianus isolate iyNeoVirg1 chromosome 6, iyNeoVirg1.1, whole genome shotgun sequence genome:
- the LOC124307043 gene encoding ankyrin repeat and BTB/POZ domain-containing protein BTBD11 isoform X3 has translation MVHMVAERDTDSVAPTPTPHHPHHSQHHHLSLHELRGLQRGPECTGNSSSDENRSSGHASMSDTGGHTSSSSPPHRHHRVHSPQALKVVPEDDRLSASVTQRNARMRSGQNRNRHRATPAKLQVPWSGSGLEDIKLAIQQLTMRSHTSTSTYSSLSGSESSEPAVRRLMRHSSLETINTNVTSADEFVWVDSHNRLVELQQLPWTHHDVLRVLQNGRTREHMERVSMETIPRLSYLLQRALVRVGRETQRLAKPLGLCSKHEIYSAFKIVLCPALADSCTKACLRAAAMFAVSGDQLKQSKGSRAGLQLPVGRFIRWMTDVKLGKMVHEYAAVYLAAGVENLLEEILLQCIPTEPHATLTATMLEHAIANNGDLWGLLQPYAHLNAGRIASGALAMPRWASVSSLGSNSSSRSGREAAGSTLEPSLLTTCVGSIPELTDLISKVAQSGRCPVPLTPRALNALFYYMRCSQLEHGERGSGIQELAYERAYVVLPPLVEWLRVATAHAEHRHGSILDDDDIGQAARLLLPGVDCPVRQICSEEVTLCSGRIDDAECTRRLTMEMAFKMLTSSRPELISQAIPLLPSTKLNTVNDNGYTALMLACINGDECAVVALLDAGADLNVESPAPLSSQVAGSPAKSVLVSGGPKNSPSPKNLGEHLFAASTKSANNLNISNSSGSTGSNVCCVQNGFNAETQHWTALTYTALLGNCTIARMLLERGAAVEGGAKLSEDKCTVTPLQVATAAGNHEMVALLLAHGAQPFLSTLIKDTFCYSGSAQRGCYSAVSVAAAHGQRATLNQLLFHPLTTSSRRSEKEVLSLEEILAEGNAGVQQHTAEGQGERNRDANGPAFSKSQIKMLQEAMYHSVESNHLAITMDLRSLGIGWTLHCWMHTLSTAHEMRLESVIDQLLQDFLQVCPEDYSTQFGQECLPLLFNIFRYSKKEATTLLLADIFSSCFGWEPIKPIRDTTLSSGSRIDPKFVNNPELSDVQFRVEGRVFYGHKIVLVTSSPRFRNMLSSKLCEGNPPIVQINDIRYHIFQMVMEFLYHGGCATLEVSQSDVLELMAAANFFQLDGLLRYCEAQCSAMINQNNIVSMYIHAKVYNAAQLLEYCQGFLLQNLMALLSYDDSVKRLLFAKKLPNHDVLAGLLLTLQARIKARKPQQPTNLNA, from the exons ATGGTCCACATGGTTGCCGAACGAGACACAGACAGCGTGGCACCGACGCCGACGCCCCATCATCCCCATCACTCCCAGCACCATCATCTCAGCCTGCATGAACTCCGCGGTCTTCAG CGGGGACCAGAATGCACGGGCAACAGTTCTTCGGATGAGAATCGGTCCTCTGGACATGCGAGCATGTCGGACACCGGAGGTCACACTAGCAGCAGTTCGCCCCCTCATCGTCACCACAGAGTTCACAGTCCACAAGCGTTGAAGGTTGTTCCAGAAGATGACCGTTTGTCAGCATCGGTAACCCAGCGTAACGCCAGGATGAGATCGGGACAAAATCGTAATCGGCACAGAGCTACTCCGGCAAAG CTACAGGTGCCGTGGTCAGGATCCGGACTGGAGGACATAAAGCTGGCTATTCAACAGCTGACGATGCGTTCTCACACCTCGACCTCGACGTACTCGTCGTTGAGCGGTTCCGAGAGTTCCGAGCCTGCGGTAAGACGGCTTATGCGTCACTCAAGCCTCGAGACGATCAACACCAACGTTACCAGTGCCGACGAATTCGTGTGGGTCGACTCGCACAACAGGCTTGTCGAGCTGCAGCAGCTTCCTTGGACCCATCACGACGTCCTCAGGGTCCTGCAGAACGGACGTACCAGGGAACACATGGAGCGTGTCTCCATGGAAACAATACCGCGATTATCGTACCTGCTTCAAAGGGCTCTCGTAAGAGTCGGCAGGGAGACTCAGAGGCTTGCCAAACCTCTCGGTCTTTGCAGCAAGCACGAAATTTACAGCGCCTTCAAAATTGTGCTTTGTCCAGCCTTGGCTGATTCTTGTACAAAG GCTTGCCTGCGAGCAGCAGCCATGTTCGCTGTGTCTGGGGACCAGCTGAAACAATCAAAAGGTTCGCGAGCAGGCCTGCAACTACCGGTCGGCCGTTTTATCAGATGGATGACGGACGTGAAATTAGGAAAAATGGTTCACGAGTACGCAGCTGTGTATTTGGCTGCTGGTGTGGAAAATCTTTTAGAAGAGATTTTGCTCCAGTGCATTCCGACGGAGCCTCACGCAACCTTGACCGCTACTATGCTGGAACACGCGATAGCGAACAACGGAGACTTGTGGGGGCTACTGCAGCCTTACGCGCACTTGAATGCGGGCCGAATCGCGTCTG GCGCACTCGCGATGCCTCGATGGGCCAGCGTCAGTTCTCTCGGTTCAAACTCATCCTCACGCAGCGGGCGAGAGGCTGCCGGTTCCACCCTTGAACCTTCGCTGCTGACGACTTGCGTAGGCTCCATACCTGAGCTTACCGATCTAATATCCAAAGTAGCCCAGTCCGGGCGTTGCCCGGTCCCATTGACGCCCAGGGCCCTGAACGCGCTCTTTTACTACATGAGATGCTCTCAG cTAGAGCACGGTGAGAGAGGTTCGGGTATCCAGGAACTCGCCTATGAGCGAGCGTACGTCGTTCTTCCACCGCTAGTCGAGTGGTTGAGGGTGGCTACAGCCCATGCCGAGCATCGGCACGGGAGTATTTTGGACGATGATGACATTGGCCAGGCAGCCAGGCTGCTTTTACCCGGTGTAGATTGTCCGGTTAGACAGATTTG TTCGGAAGAAGTCACTCTCTGCTCAGGGCGGATAGACGATGCCGAATGCACGCGACGTCTGACGATGGAAATGGCCTTTAAAATGCTGACCAGTTCGCGACCGGAATTAATATCTCAAGCAATCCCTCTGCTCCCATCGACGAAACTGAATACAGTCAACGACAATGGTTATACCGCTCTGATGCTGGCCTGTATAAACGGCGACGAGTGCGCGGTTGTTGCATTGCTCGATGCCGGGGCCGATTTGAACGTCGAGAGTCCCGCTCCGTTGTCGAGCCAAGTCGCGGGAAGTCCAGCCAAAAGCGTGCTGGTTTCAGGGGGGCCGAAAAATTCTCCATCTCCAAAAAATTTGGGAGAACACCTCTTCGCAGCCTCGACAAAAAGCGCCAACAATCTAAATATATCGAATTCGTCAGGCAGCACCGGCTCCAACGTCTGCTGTGTCCAGAACGGATTCAATGCAGAAACGCAGCATTGGACCGCCCTCACGTACACAGCTTTGCTGGGTAATTGCACGATAGCAAGAATGTTGCTCGAAAGAGGCGCCGCTGTTGAAGGAGGTGCTAAACTGAGCGAGGATAAGTGCACTGTTACGCCTCTCCAAGTGGCTACTGCTGCCGGTAATCATGAAATGGTTGCACTGCTCCTTGCTCATGGCGCGCAACCGTTTTTATCCACTTTGATAAAGGATACATTCTGCTATTCTGGTTCGGCACAAAGAGGGTGTTACAG CGCCGTATCGGTGGCAGCGGCACATGGCCAGAGAGCCACACTGAATCAGCTGTTATTCCATCCGTTAACTACTTCTTCAAGACGTAGTGAGAAGGAAGTTTTATCCCTAGAAGAGATTCTTGCCGAAGGAAACGCCGGTGTTCAACAACACACGGCTGAAGGACAAGGAGAAAGAAATCGAGATGCGAATGGTCCCGCCTTTAGTAAATCCCAAATTAAGATGCTGCAGGAAGCCATGTATCATAGCGTCGAGAGTAATCACCTAG CTATAACGATGGATCTACGTAGTCTCGGAATAGGCTGGACCCTTCATTGCTGGATGCACACTTTATCTACTGCACACGAAATGCGACTGGAATCTGTTATAGACCAACTGCTTCAAGACTTTCTTCAAGTCTGCCCTGAAGATTATTCGACACAATTTGGTCAGGAGTGTCTTCCACTtttgtttaacatttttaGGTACAGCAAG AAAGAAGCAACGACTCTTCTACTAGCTGATATATTCAGCAGTTGCTTTGGATGGGAGCCGATTAAGCCGATAAGAGATACCACGTTGTCAAGCGGTTCTCGAATTGATCCGAAATTCGTGAATAACCCGGAGTTGAGCGACGTTCAGTTCAGAGTTGAAGGGAGAGTATTTTATGGGCATAAAATAGTCCTCGTCACTTCTTCGCCACGGTTTAGAAACATGCTCAGTTCAAAATTGTGCGAAGGGAATCCACCGATTGTGCAGATAAATGATATTCGGTATCATATCTTTCAG atGGTTATGGAATTTTTGTATCACGGGGGTTGCGCGACATTGGAAGTCAGTCAAAGTGACGTCTTGGAACTTATGGCTgctgcgaatttttttcaactagaCGGTTTATTGAGATATTGCGAAGCTCAATGCTCCGCGATGATTAACCAGAACAATATAGTCTCCATGTACATTCACGCTAAG GTTTACAATGCAGCTCAGTTATTGGAATACTGTCAAGGATTTTTACTGCAAAATTTGATGGCTCTTTTATCGTATGATGACTCTGTGAAACGACTTTTGTTCGCTAAAAAATTGCCGAATCACGACGTGCTTGCAGGTCTGCTGCTCACTCTGCAGGCGCGAATAAAAGCGAGAAAACCTCAACAGCCGACCAATCTTAACGCTTAG
- the LOC124307043 gene encoding ankyrin repeat and BTB/POZ domain-containing protein BTBD11 isoform X2, giving the protein MELAGQQPLFLGPSGVVAAGSGPGGVVVAPRQSSPMIQGVGSGGSVIGVPVEHYGAPLGLAACISESGHEILRPKPRRPAGGGGREFYTAPYAKESPDSPQQTGTHNMVHMVAERDTDSVAPTPTPHHPHHSQHHHLSLHELRGLQRGPECTGNSSSDENRSSGHASMSDTGGHTSSSSPPHRHHRVHSPQALKVVPEDDRLSASVTQRNARMRSGQNRNRHRATPAKLQVPWSGSGLEDIKLAIQQLTMRSHTSTSTYSSLSGSESSEPAVRRLMRHSSLETINTNVTSADEFVWVDSHNRLVELQQLPWTHHDVLRVLQNGRTREHMERVSMETIPRLSYLLQRALVRVGRETQRLAKPLGLCSKHEIYSAFKIVLCPALADSCTKACLRAAAMFAVSGDQLKQSKGSRAGLQLPVGRFIRWMTDVKLGKMVHEYAAVYLAAGVENLLEEILLQCIPTEPHATLTATMLEHAIANNGDLWGLLQPYAHLNAGRIASGALAMPRWASVSSLGSNSSSRSGREAAGSTLEPSLLTTCVGSIPELTDLISKVAQSGRCPVPLTPRALNALFYYMRCSQLEHGERGSGIQELAYERAYVVLPPLVEWLRVATAHAEHRHGSILDDDDIGQAARLLLPGVDCPVRQICSEEVTLCSGRIDDAECTRRLTMEMAFKMLTSSRPELISQAIPLLPSTKLNTVNDNGYTALMLACINGDECAVVALLDAGADLNVESPAPLSSQVAGSPAKSVLVSGGPKNSPSPKNLGEHLFAASTKSANNLNISNSSGSTGSNVCCVQNGFNAETQHWTALTYTALLGNCTIARMLLERGAAVEGGAKLSEDKCTVTPLQVATAAGNHEMVALLLAHGAQPFLSTLIKDTFCYSGSAQRGCYSAVSVAAAHGQRATLNQLLFHPLTTSSRRSEKEVLSLEEILAEGNAGVQQHTAEGQGERNRDANGPAFSKSQIKMLQEAMYHSVESNHLAITMDLRSLGIGWTLHCWMHTLSTAHEMRLESVIDQLLQDFLQVCPEDYSTQFGQECLPLLFNIFRYSKKEATTLLLADIFSSCFGWEPIKPIRDTTLSSGSRIDPKFVNNPELSDVQFRVEGRVFYGHKIVLVTSSPRFRNMLSSKLCEGNPPIVQINDIRYHIFQMVMEFLYHGGCATLEVSQSDVLELMAAANFFQLDGLLRYCEAQCSAMINQNNIVSMYIHAKVYNAAQLLEYCQGFLLQNLMALLSYDDSVKRLLFAKKLPNHDVLAGLLLTLQARIKARKPQQPTNLNA; this is encoded by the exons ATGGAGTTGGCCGGGCAGCAGCCGTTGTTCCTCGGGCCAAGCGGCGTCGTGGCCGCCGGTTCCGGGCCCGGAGGAGTCGTCGTCGCGCCCCGGCAGAGTTCGCCGATGATCCAGGGCGTCGGATCCGGAGGCAGCGTCATCGGCGTTCCCGTCGAGCATTACGGAGCTCCGCTGGGTCTCGCAGCCTGCATATCGGAGTCCGGACACGAAATACTCCGGCCAAAGCCCCGACG ACCCGCTGGGGGCGGAGGCAGGGAATTTTACACTGCTCCCTACGCGAAGGAATCGCCAGACTCTCCTCAGCAAACGGGGACGCACAATATGGTCCACATGGTTGCCGAACGAGACACAGACAGCGTGGCACCGACGCCGACGCCCCATCATCCCCATCACTCCCAGCACCATCATCTCAGCCTGCATGAACTCCGCGGTCTTCAG CGGGGACCAGAATGCACGGGCAACAGTTCTTCGGATGAGAATCGGTCCTCTGGACATGCGAGCATGTCGGACACCGGAGGTCACACTAGCAGCAGTTCGCCCCCTCATCGTCACCACAGAGTTCACAGTCCACAAGCGTTGAAGGTTGTTCCAGAAGATGACCGTTTGTCAGCATCGGTAACCCAGCGTAACGCCAGGATGAGATCGGGACAAAATCGTAATCGGCACAGAGCTACTCCGGCAAAG CTACAGGTGCCGTGGTCAGGATCCGGACTGGAGGACATAAAGCTGGCTATTCAACAGCTGACGATGCGTTCTCACACCTCGACCTCGACGTACTCGTCGTTGAGCGGTTCCGAGAGTTCCGAGCCTGCGGTAAGACGGCTTATGCGTCACTCAAGCCTCGAGACGATCAACACCAACGTTACCAGTGCCGACGAATTCGTGTGGGTCGACTCGCACAACAGGCTTGTCGAGCTGCAGCAGCTTCCTTGGACCCATCACGACGTCCTCAGGGTCCTGCAGAACGGACGTACCAGGGAACACATGGAGCGTGTCTCCATGGAAACAATACCGCGATTATCGTACCTGCTTCAAAGGGCTCTCGTAAGAGTCGGCAGGGAGACTCAGAGGCTTGCCAAACCTCTCGGTCTTTGCAGCAAGCACGAAATTTACAGCGCCTTCAAAATTGTGCTTTGTCCAGCCTTGGCTGATTCTTGTACAAAG GCTTGCCTGCGAGCAGCAGCCATGTTCGCTGTGTCTGGGGACCAGCTGAAACAATCAAAAGGTTCGCGAGCAGGCCTGCAACTACCGGTCGGCCGTTTTATCAGATGGATGACGGACGTGAAATTAGGAAAAATGGTTCACGAGTACGCAGCTGTGTATTTGGCTGCTGGTGTGGAAAATCTTTTAGAAGAGATTTTGCTCCAGTGCATTCCGACGGAGCCTCACGCAACCTTGACCGCTACTATGCTGGAACACGCGATAGCGAACAACGGAGACTTGTGGGGGCTACTGCAGCCTTACGCGCACTTGAATGCGGGCCGAATCGCGTCTG GCGCACTCGCGATGCCTCGATGGGCCAGCGTCAGTTCTCTCGGTTCAAACTCATCCTCACGCAGCGGGCGAGAGGCTGCCGGTTCCACCCTTGAACCTTCGCTGCTGACGACTTGCGTAGGCTCCATACCTGAGCTTACCGATCTAATATCCAAAGTAGCCCAGTCCGGGCGTTGCCCGGTCCCATTGACGCCCAGGGCCCTGAACGCGCTCTTTTACTACATGAGATGCTCTCAG cTAGAGCACGGTGAGAGAGGTTCGGGTATCCAGGAACTCGCCTATGAGCGAGCGTACGTCGTTCTTCCACCGCTAGTCGAGTGGTTGAGGGTGGCTACAGCCCATGCCGAGCATCGGCACGGGAGTATTTTGGACGATGATGACATTGGCCAGGCAGCCAGGCTGCTTTTACCCGGTGTAGATTGTCCGGTTAGACAGATTTG TTCGGAAGAAGTCACTCTCTGCTCAGGGCGGATAGACGATGCCGAATGCACGCGACGTCTGACGATGGAAATGGCCTTTAAAATGCTGACCAGTTCGCGACCGGAATTAATATCTCAAGCAATCCCTCTGCTCCCATCGACGAAACTGAATACAGTCAACGACAATGGTTATACCGCTCTGATGCTGGCCTGTATAAACGGCGACGAGTGCGCGGTTGTTGCATTGCTCGATGCCGGGGCCGATTTGAACGTCGAGAGTCCCGCTCCGTTGTCGAGCCAAGTCGCGGGAAGTCCAGCCAAAAGCGTGCTGGTTTCAGGGGGGCCGAAAAATTCTCCATCTCCAAAAAATTTGGGAGAACACCTCTTCGCAGCCTCGACAAAAAGCGCCAACAATCTAAATATATCGAATTCGTCAGGCAGCACCGGCTCCAACGTCTGCTGTGTCCAGAACGGATTCAATGCAGAAACGCAGCATTGGACCGCCCTCACGTACACAGCTTTGCTGGGTAATTGCACGATAGCAAGAATGTTGCTCGAAAGAGGCGCCGCTGTTGAAGGAGGTGCTAAACTGAGCGAGGATAAGTGCACTGTTACGCCTCTCCAAGTGGCTACTGCTGCCGGTAATCATGAAATGGTTGCACTGCTCCTTGCTCATGGCGCGCAACCGTTTTTATCCACTTTGATAAAGGATACATTCTGCTATTCTGGTTCGGCACAAAGAGGGTGTTACAG CGCCGTATCGGTGGCAGCGGCACATGGCCAGAGAGCCACACTGAATCAGCTGTTATTCCATCCGTTAACTACTTCTTCAAGACGTAGTGAGAAGGAAGTTTTATCCCTAGAAGAGATTCTTGCCGAAGGAAACGCCGGTGTTCAACAACACACGGCTGAAGGACAAGGAGAAAGAAATCGAGATGCGAATGGTCCCGCCTTTAGTAAATCCCAAATTAAGATGCTGCAGGAAGCCATGTATCATAGCGTCGAGAGTAATCACCTAG CTATAACGATGGATCTACGTAGTCTCGGAATAGGCTGGACCCTTCATTGCTGGATGCACACTTTATCTACTGCACACGAAATGCGACTGGAATCTGTTATAGACCAACTGCTTCAAGACTTTCTTCAAGTCTGCCCTGAAGATTATTCGACACAATTTGGTCAGGAGTGTCTTCCACTtttgtttaacatttttaGGTACAGCAAG AAAGAAGCAACGACTCTTCTACTAGCTGATATATTCAGCAGTTGCTTTGGATGGGAGCCGATTAAGCCGATAAGAGATACCACGTTGTCAAGCGGTTCTCGAATTGATCCGAAATTCGTGAATAACCCGGAGTTGAGCGACGTTCAGTTCAGAGTTGAAGGGAGAGTATTTTATGGGCATAAAATAGTCCTCGTCACTTCTTCGCCACGGTTTAGAAACATGCTCAGTTCAAAATTGTGCGAAGGGAATCCACCGATTGTGCAGATAAATGATATTCGGTATCATATCTTTCAG atGGTTATGGAATTTTTGTATCACGGGGGTTGCGCGACATTGGAAGTCAGTCAAAGTGACGTCTTGGAACTTATGGCTgctgcgaatttttttcaactagaCGGTTTATTGAGATATTGCGAAGCTCAATGCTCCGCGATGATTAACCAGAACAATATAGTCTCCATGTACATTCACGCTAAG GTTTACAATGCAGCTCAGTTATTGGAATACTGTCAAGGATTTTTACTGCAAAATTTGATGGCTCTTTTATCGTATGATGACTCTGTGAAACGACTTTTGTTCGCTAAAAAATTGCCGAATCACGACGTGCTTGCAGGTCTGCTGCTCACTCTGCAGGCGCGAATAAAAGCGAGAAAACCTCAACAGCCGACCAATCTTAACGCTTAG